The following coding sequences are from one Macaca nemestrina isolate mMacNem1 chromosome 1, mMacNem.hap1, whole genome shotgun sequence window:
- the LOC105494682 gene encoding gap junction alpha-4 protein, producing the protein MGDWGFLEKLLDQVQEHSTVVGKIWLTVLFIFRILILGLAGESVWGDEQSDFECNTAQPGCTNVCYDQAFPISHIRYWVLQFLFVSTPTLVYLGHVIYLSRREERLRQKEGELRALPAKDPQVERALAAVERQMAKISVAEDGRLRIRGALMGTYVASVLCKSVLEAGFLYGQWRLYGWTMEPVFVCQRAPCPYLVDCFVSRPTEKTIFIIFMLVVGLISLVLNLLELVHLLCRCLSRGMRARQGQDAPPTQGTSSDPYTDQVFFYLPMGQGPSSPPCPTYNGLSSSEQNWANLTTEERLASSRPPLFLDPPPQNDRKSPSRPSSSASKKQYV; encoded by the coding sequence ATGGGTGACTGGGGCTTCCTGGAGAAGCTGCTGGACCAGGTCCAGGAGCACTCGACCGTGGTGGGCAAGATCTGGCTGACGGTGCTCTTCATCTTCCGCATCCTCATCCTGGGCCTAGCCGGCGAGTCAGTGTGGGGTGACGAGCAGTCAGATTTCGAGTGTAACACGGCCCAGCCAGGCTGCACCAACGTCTGCTATGACCAGGCCTTCCCCATCTCCCACATCCGCTACTGGGTGCTGCAGTTCCTCTTCGTCAGCACGCCCACCCTGGTCTACCTGGGCCATGTCATTTACCTGTCTCGGCGAGAAGAGCGGCTACGGCAGAAGGAGGGGGAGCTGCGGGCACTGCCAGCCAAGGACCCACAGGTGGAACGGGCACTGGCGGCCGTAGAGCGTCAGATGGCCAAGATCTCGGTGGCGGAAGATGGTCGCCTGCGCATCCGCGGAGCGCTGATGGGCACCTATGTGGCCAGCGTGCTCTGCAAGAGCGTGCTAGAGGCAGGCTTCCTCTATGGCCAGTGGCGCCTGTATGGCTGGACCATGGAGCCCGTGTTTGTGTGCCAGCGAGCACCCTGCCCCTACCTCGTGGACTGCTTTGTCTCTCGCCCCACGGAGAAAaccatcttcatcatcttcatgttGGTGGTTGGACTCATCTCCCTGGTGCTTAACCTGCTGGAGTTGGTGCACCTGCTGTGTCGCTGCCTCAGCCGGGGAATGAGGGCACGGCAGGGCCAAGACGCACCCCCGACCCAGGGTACCTCCTCAGACCCTTACACGGACCAGGTCTTCTTCTACCTCCCCATGGGCCAGGGCCCCTCAtccccaccatgccccacctacAATGGGCTCTCATCCAGCGAGCAGAACTGGGCCAACCTGACCACGGAGGAGAGGCTGGCTTCTTCCAGGCCCCCTCTCTTCCTGGACCCACCCCCTCAGAATGACCGAAAATCCCCCAGTCGCCCCAGCAGCTCTGCTTCTAAGAAGCAGTATGTATAG